The DNA region AGCTTGCATCCACTACCCAACACCAACCAATTTAATTATTATTATCTTGAGAACTATCCAACCTGATGGGGTATTTTTGCTTTATGCCTGCAGATTTCTGGGCTGTGCCAAGCCCTGAACGACATCCTTGACAGCATGTCAAGCAAGGGAATAGCTATTCCGGTGTGAGTCAAGTCTACTCGTCCTGGCGGTGGATGTCCGAGCTGCTTTCACGCCTCCAGAATTGACATTTTGTACAGTTTGCTGCTGCAAATGCTTGTCATGTGCCTTTGGAACCAATCGTTACCATACAATCGTCTGGTGCAAAAGCTGGGGTACAATGCTTGTTCAAGTTCCATGGTCTGGGTATTCAGTAGGTTACGGAGGCAGAACGTGAACACTATACGGGCATACGGCTCTGGAGGATACTGCATCGTTCAACCGTACCTTGCGGTTACTCGTCAGTTGTTTCGCGTACGGTGCGATGCCTGGTAGAATTACGGCACAGGAGCCTTGGAAATGAGAGAGATTTATGCTCAAGTAGCATATCATTACTTGCAAGGAGTAATAATCTCGAGAGACTTTATTTGCTTATTTTACGGTGTGCAGTTCATACATGCAAGTAGGCTACCATATACACCAAAGCCGCTAAACAAGAACGCAGTGAACGCAGACAGCAGGCTACAGGTCGACTGGCCGGCCCTCTACGAGCGAGGACCCCATTTATTTGTACGTGACAACGGCTAGAGCACTGCTCAGCCACTCAACGTGCCAACACGGTAGCGCTTCTTCATCAGTTTCTTGGACAAGCGATACGGCCGCTCGTCtcctccctcttcttcctcttccctcTCTGGCTCGTCCCCACGTCCGCCCCcaccctcttcctcctccctccgccGTTCCTCCTCTTCCcttgccctttcttcctcctccctcctctgccgctcctcttgctctttccttgccctcttctcttcctttctcctctgccgctcctcttcctccctcctATCCTTTTCTTCCTGCTCTCTCCTccgttcttcctcctctcgctcCTTCCTCTCTTTTTCCTCCTGCTCTCTCCTccgttcttcctcctctcgctcCTTCCTCTCTTTTTCCTCCTGCTCTCTCCTCCGTTCTTCCTCctctttctccttcctctcccgtTCCTCCTGCTCTCTCCTCCGTTCCTCTTCCTCTcgctccctcctctccctttcctcctgctctctcctctcttcctcctcgcgctcccCCGGTCCCTTCCCtcccccttcctcctcctcctcccgccgcctcTTCTCCTCCGCGGCCTTCTCCTCCAGCTCTTCGGCGCACGAGATGCACGACAGGATCGTCGAGTCCCGCTGCGCGGACAGCAGCTTCTCCACGGCGGTCGAGTTCGTCTGCCCCAGCGACAGGGCCAGCACCTCCTTGCCGACGGCCTGCAGCACCGACCCCTTCCCGGCCAGGAACTGCGGGTGGTTCTCGCCCATGTGGGTGCTGAACCCGATGAACACGAACGAGTCGTTGTTGAACGACATGTGCGCCATCGGGTGGAACCGCGGCACCACGAACACGTCGCCTTCCTTCACCCGGAACACcgagctcctgcaccgcgcgccgccgccttcgcctcCCTCGTCGCCGCGCCCGCCCGGCCCGCCGCGCTCGTCGCCGCGGTGGCCTCTCCTGCTCTCGCCCGACGgcgggctgctgctgctgctgctcgggcaCACCGTCTGCACGATCCCTGAGCCGTCCGTCACGATGGCGATCTCCGTCGCCTTCGGGTTCCAGTGAGGCCCCACCATCGAGCCCTGCAAATCGATTCGGTGGACAAACGATGCCATTAGCCTGCATTCGAAGTGCTGTTAAATGCATGCGGCAACCTGAAGCTACTCGTGTGCTTTTCATTACCGTGGTCAGGTTCACCATGAACATGCCAATGTTGGAGCCGTGCAGGGCGTCGAGGTCCTTGTTGGTCATCGTCCGGCTCCACCCGTAGCAGTTGTGGACGTCGGGCTTGCCGGAGAAGAAGTTGAACGCCTTGCTCTTGGACTTCTTGTCCTTGCTCTTTCCCTTGTGCTTGTCCTTCTTTTTGTTCTTGTTCAGGAACTCCTCCGGGTCTCGCACTCCCAACAGAGCGTCGACGAGGTCCTCAGTCCAGTTGGCCTTCTCGTCGCCCCCCTTCTCCTGTGGGTTGTAGGGTATAATCGGTGGCGGGGTCTTGGCCGACTTGATCGCTTCCGCCACCTCTCGTTGGACCTTGCAAAGGATGGCGCCGATTAGTTTGCTGATCGTCAGGATCACGTGTACCATATGCAAAACATCATCACAGTTTTTCACTTACCCCAAAACCTCGACGAAGAACTTCTGTTTCGAACCCCTTGAGCAGATTACTGACGCTGGAATAAGCTTCAACCTTTGGCTTCTGTGTTGATGCATACATGTACAATAATCATCACAAGTATGAGCAGATGCATCTCCGGCAGAGTTTAGTTAGAATCATGCAGCGGAAGGAGGTTTTACCCAGGGATCCTCGGCGTTGATGCCGTCGCTGGTGAAGATGGCGTAGATCCGGAGACGCTGTCTCGTGGCGTTGGGGTAGCTCTGGATGTACAGGATGCTGCCCTGCTCCAGGTTGTAGACGTCCCCGCGCTCAACCTCCAGGGAACTCTTTTCACCGCTGTCTTCTTCTATG from Panicum hallii strain FIL2 chromosome 9, PHallii_v3.1, whole genome shotgun sequence includes:
- the LOC112874527 gene encoding vicilin-like seed storage protein At2g18540 encodes the protein MHGDTVPPPPHVARPQHPRGPGLAAYQAARALHCHSADRDRPGGAAKIVASQARLGGMAAGATARWLVLLLVAVSAAAAAGKHGRWRRMSGAVGGRVVEKERRRVVADAEAGTVTAVDVADAAGAAYRLHFIAMDPGALFLPVQLHADMVFYVHSGRGKVTYIEEDSGEKSSLEVERGDVYNLEQGSILYIQSYPNATRQRLRIYAIFTSDGINAEDPWKPKVEAYSSVSNLLKGFETEVLRRGFGVQREVAEAIKSAKTPPPIIPYNPQEKGGDEKANWTEDLVDALLGVRDPEEFLNKNKKKDKHKGKSKDKKSKSKAFNFFSGKPDVHNCYGWSRTMTNKDLDALHGSNIGMFMVNLTTGSMVGPHWNPKATEIAIVTDGSGIVQTVCPSSSSSSPPSGESRRGHRGDERGGPGGRGDEGGEGGGARCRSSVFRVKEGDVFVVPRFHPMAHMSFNNDSFVFIGFSTHMGENHPQFLAGKGSVLQAVGKEVLALSLGQTNSTAVEKLLSAQRDSTILSCISCAEELEEKAAEEKRRREEEEEGGGKGPGEREEEERREQEERERREREEEERRREQEERERKEKEEEERRREQEEKERKEREEEERRREQEEKERKEREEEERRREQEEKDRREEEERQRRKEEKRARKEQEERQRREEEERAREEEERRREEEEGGGGRGDEPEREEEEEGGDERPYRLSKKLMKKRYRVGTLSG